In Populus alba chromosome 1, ASM523922v2, whole genome shotgun sequence, a single window of DNA contains:
- the LOC118036318 gene encoding stress-response A/B barrel domain-containing protein UP3 — protein sequence MTMLCLKAARSRTTKPFSFPFSSQNHQLKPFFLSFKPYSASSKSQIKMSSSTPSQTVEHIVLFKVKENTDPTKINTMINSLNRLISLDSVLHLNAGALYRTKSSPIPFTHMLHSRYSSKENLSAYAVHPSHVSVVKESVQPICDDVMAVDWVTDDLNGGGSLVPPPGSAIRLTFLKLKEGLGDEVKDEILGSIKGIKGKYGGIHQISCGENFSARAKGYSIASLAVFPGLSELDSKEELVNLEKAKFRDYLQSLIVLDYVVQPSTSTL from the coding sequence ATGACAATGTTGTGTCTTAAAGCCGCACGTTCACGCACCACCAAGCCTTTCTCCTTCCCTTTCTCGTCTCAGAACCACCAACTCAAGCCCTTCTTCCTCTCCTTCAAGCCTTACTCTGCATCATCCAAATCCcagatcaaaatgtcatcatcTACTCCATCCCAGACAGTAGAACACATAGTCCTCTTCAAAGTCAAAGAGAACACTGACCCCACTAAAATCAACACCATGATTAATTCCCTCAACCGTCTGATCTCACTCGACTCCGTACTCCACCTAAACGCCGGTGCCCTCTACCGCACCAAATCCTCACCTATTCCCTTCACTCACATGCTCCACAGCCGTTACTCCTCTAAAGAAAACCTCTCCGCTTATGCTGTTCACCCTAGCCATGTCAGCGTGGTTAAAGAATCGGTTCAGCCAATCTGTGACGACGTCATGGCCGTCGATTGGGTAACTGATGATCTCAACGGTGGTGGTTCATTGGTCCCACCTCCTGGGTCAGCGATTAGGTTGACATTCCTTAAACTAAAAGAGGGTTTAGGGGATGAAGTGAAAGATGAGATACTGGGGTCAATTAAGGGGATTAAAGGGAAATATGGTGGGATTCATCAAATTAGCTGCGGTGAGAATTTCTCAGCTAGAGCCAAGGGTTATTCGATTGCGTCGCTAGCTGTTTTTCCAGGATTGAGTGAATTGGATTCCAAGGAAGAGCTTGTGAATTTGGAGAAAGCCAAGTTCAGAGATTATCTGCAGAGCCTTATTGTTCTTGATTATGTTGTGCAGCCGTCTACCTCTACTCTTTaa